From the Candidatus Methylomirabilota bacterium genome, the window GGTCTCCAAGAGCTTCGGCGCGCTGGCGGCGCTCACGGACGTGAGCCTCGCCGTCCGCGAGGGCGAGGTCTTCTCGGTCATCGGGCCGAACGGGGCCGGCAAGTCTACCCTCTTCAACGTGGTCTCCGGCCTCTACGCGCCCTCCGCGGGCCGCGTCCGGCTCCATGGCCGCGAGATCACCGGGCTCGCGCCCGAGGCGATCAATCGCCTCGGCGTCGCCAAGACCTTCCAGATCACCAACGTCTTCCCGGAGATCTCGGTCGGCGAGAACGTGCGCGTGGCGGCGCAGAGCCGCGCCCGCGAGTCGGGCCGCCTCGCCTCGCTCTGGCGCCGGTCGGACGTGGACGCGCGCGTGGGCGAGCTCCTCGGCCCCTTCGGCCTCGCCGCCAAGCGGGACGAGCTGGCCGAGAACCTCGCGCACGGCGAGCAGCGC encodes:
- a CDS encoding ABC transporter ATP-binding protein, which translates into the protein MARDGVVLEVEAVSKSFGALAALTDVSLAVREGEVFSVIGPNGAGKSTLFNVVSGLYAPSAGRVRLHGREITGLAPEAINRLGVAKTFQITNVFPEISVGENVRVAAQSRARESGRLASLWRRSDVDARVGELLGPFGLAAKRDELAENLAHGEQRYLEICLALATEPTLLLLDEPTAGMTPGETKDATRLIREVARRRGLTLLLIEHDMSVVMGISDRVAVLHFGEKIAEGPPDAIRNDPKVIEAYLGGGED